In Dasypus novemcinctus isolate mDasNov1 chromosome 10, mDasNov1.1.hap2, whole genome shotgun sequence, one DNA window encodes the following:
- the LOC101429117 gene encoding olfactory receptor 5J3-like — protein sequence MADRNVTMITEFILLGLTENPALNTVLFVLFLLLYLITVVGNICIITIILASSQLHSPKYFFLSQLAFLDLCYSSVFIPKMLMNFLAGQKAISYQGCLLQYTFANMFLTSECFLLAAMAYDRYVAVCRPLHYTGLMTPTFCIHLVTASYLIGCANSLTHLSGLLSLSFCGPNIINHYFCDIPLLFQLSCSNTQHSEVLFIVLSGVTSVTTFLIVVSSYLGILLTVLKLRSARGRYKAFSTCSSHLTVVTLFYGTMIFTYLGTSSSYPKDRAKILSVFYTLLLPILNFLIYSVRNRETKEAIRRIFKRKTFVQ from the coding sequence ATAACAGAATTCATCCTTCTGGGACTGACTGAAAACCCTGCACTGAATACTGTCCTTTTTGTGCTGTTTCTCCTGCTCTATCTCATCACTGTGGTGGGCAACATTTGCATTATCACAATAATTTTGGCTAGTTCCCAGCTCCATTCCCCCAAGTACTTTTTCCTTAGTCAGTTGGCTTTCTTGGATTTATGCTATTCTTCAGTCTTTATTCCAAAAATGCTGATGAACTTTTTGGCAGGACAGAAAGCCATCTCCTACCAGGGGTGCCTCCTTCAGTATACCTTCGCTAACATGTTCCTGACAAGTGAATGCTTTCTCCTGGCTGCCATGGCATATGATCGGTACGTTGCAGTTTGCCGCCCACTGCACTATACAGGTCTCATGACTCCTACGTTCTGTATCCACCTTGTGACTGCTTCCTACCTAATAGGTTGTGCCAACTCTCTCACCCACCTGAGTGGCTTGCTCAGTCTGTCCTTCTGTGGGCCCAATATCATTAACCATTATTTCTGTGATATCCCTTTGCTTTTTCAACTCTCTTGTTCCAATACCCAACACAGTGAGGTTTTATTTATTGTCCTCTCTGGAGTGACATCTGTGACCACCTTTCTGATAGTGGTTAGCTCCTACCTTGGTATCCTTCTCACTGTCCTGAAGTTACGCTCTGCAAGGGGCAGATATAAAGCTTTCTCCACATGTTCCTCGCACCTGACAGTGGTGACTCTCTTCTATGGAACCATGATATTTACTTATCTTGGAACCAGTTCTAGCTACCCAAAGGATAGAGCCAAAATTCTATCAGTGTTTTATACTCTGTTACTGCCAATACTAAATTTTCTGATATATAGTGTGAGAAACAGAGAGACCAAAGAAGCAATTAGAagaatttttaagagaaaaacatTTGTTCAGTGA